The Deltaproteobacteria bacterium genome includes a window with the following:
- a CDS encoding ATP-binding protein, whose amino-acid sequence MNNKLESKIIGITGLVVAVSFIIAFTINAITDINSLKEESTTKSRLIGDTIARSIRTIMLTGNGNIASQWTDDLRMINRLKGLYVIESDGMLAFRSTRTLDTVNQQIGKTLFHREKRTPIRIMDENDPRLRWVYKNKKGMEYIDQGPEGSLFTQLRPIFSGVKCAKCHTKKPEILGVLKIATSIEEVDVGIKKTITMTIAGAIISSTFVIGLMWILLRIVVTKPIAQVAYTIKDIIISERPDKAVEYESADEIGGMVENFNIMTARLNEMYTTLEEKVAERTKQLVQAERIASAGQLATGLIHEIRNPLSGVKLSIQLLENEVDQSLKDDILQISREVQRMESLLNDLLRFARPHPPIFSAIDINEVVSRTVSLTRRRAQSSSVEILEKLREPLPRIMADPSLMQQVFLNLSLNAINAMPDGGRLTIESLYENGFVEIRFTDTGHGISEDYIGKIFDPFFTTRGSSGGSGLGLSISFRIIDEHKGQIEVDSKGGSGTTFTVRLKAV is encoded by the coding sequence ATGAATAACAAGCTTGAATCAAAAATAATCGGTATAACAGGACTCGTCGTTGCTGTATCGTTCATTATTGCCTTTACCATAAACGCAATTACCGACATAAACAGCCTTAAAGAAGAGAGCACCACAAAATCGCGTCTCATAGGTGATACCATCGCCAGGAGCATCAGGACGATCATGCTCACCGGTAATGGAAACATCGCCTCTCAATGGACGGACGATCTAAGAATGATCAATCGCCTCAAGGGGCTTTATGTTATTGAAAGTGACGGCATGCTTGCCTTCAGGAGCACAAGAACTCTGGATACGGTCAACCAGCAGATTGGAAAAACACTTTTCCATCGGGAGAAACGCACACCCATCAGGATCATGGATGAAAATGACCCGCGACTGAGGTGGGTTTATAAAAACAAGAAGGGCATGGAATATATAGACCAGGGGCCGGAAGGCAGTCTCTTCACTCAATTAAGGCCCATATTCAGTGGCGTCAAATGTGCCAAGTGCCATACGAAGAAACCGGAAATTCTCGGCGTTCTTAAAATCGCCACCTCTATAGAAGAAGTCGATGTGGGCATAAAAAAAACCATAACCATGACCATTGCAGGCGCTATTATATCGAGCACATTTGTTATCGGTCTTATGTGGATACTTCTGAGAATCGTCGTAACTAAACCCATAGCTCAGGTAGCATATACGATAAAAGATATTATTATCAGCGAAAGACCTGACAAGGCTGTCGAATATGAGTCAGCTGATGAAATCGGCGGCATGGTGGAAAACTTTAACATCATGACGGCACGCCTTAACGAAATGTATACCACACTGGAAGAAAAGGTAGCTGAGAGGACAAAACAGCTTGTCCAGGCGGAAAGGATCGCATCGGCAGGCCAGCTTGCCACAGGCCTCATTCATGAGATCAGAAATCCCCTGAGTGGCGTCAAACTCTCCATTCAATTGCTTGAAAATGAAGTGGATCAATCTTTAAAAGACGATATCCTTCAAATTTCAAGAGAAGTTCAAAGAATGGAGTCACTGCTTAACGACCTTCTCAGGTTTGCAAGACCCCATCCTCCTATCTTTTCAGCCATCGATATTAACGAAGTGGTATCAAGAACCGTTTCGCTAACGAGAAGAAGAGCACAAAGCTCCTCTGTAGAGATTCTGGAAAAACTCCGGGAACCTCTTCCCCGGATCATGGCCGACCCTTCGCTTATGCAACAGGTCTTTCTGAACCTCTCCCTTAATGCCATTAACGCCATGCCCGATGGTGGCAGGCTTACTATTGAAAGTCTTTATGAAAACGGTTTTGTTGAAATCCGGTTCACCGATACGGGTCACGGCATATCTGAAGATTATATCGGCAAAATATTTGACCCCTTCTTTACAACGAGAGGTTCCAGCGGAGGAAGCGGTCTTGGTCTCTCTATCAGTTTCCGGATCATTGATGAACATAAAGGACAAATAGAAGTAGACAGCAAAGGTGGG